A single region of the Glycine max cultivar Williams 82 chromosome 20, Glycine_max_v4.0, whole genome shotgun sequence genome encodes:
- the LOC100786343 gene encoding pentatricopeptide repeat-containing protein At3g59040 gives MCSLISKSHCHLRQQLPLQPTRTGNGIARVRMSGRMEVVCRGMLKPRKFMQRRRKFEVFKDSADEADQKNWRRIMTEIEESGSAVSVLSAEKINNQNIPKDLVVGTLIRFKQLKKWNLVVEILEWLRTQNWWDFGKMDFFMLITAYGKLGDFNGAEKVLGLMNKNGYAPNVVSQTALMEAYGKGGRYNNAEAIFRRMQKWGPEPSAFTYQIILKTFVQGNKFREAEELFDNLLNDENSPLKPDQKMFNMMIYMHKKAGSYEKARKTFAQMAELGIQQTTVTYNSLMSFETNYKEVSNIYDQMQRADLRPDVVSYALLVSAYGKARREEEALAVFEEMLDAGIRPTRKAYNILLDAFSISGMVEQAQTVFKSMRRDRYFPDLCSYTTMLSAYINADDMEGAEKFFKRLIQDGFEPNVVTYGTLIKGYAKINDLEMVMKKYEEMLMRGIKANQTILTTIMDAYGKSGDFDSAVHWFKEMESNGIPPDQKAKNVLLSLAKTDEEREEANELVVHFSENSSLPKVNGIVKLVDEDEEEDNYEYFDAQLARAYEHSTEVKVDECQVL, from the exons ATGTGTAGTCTCATTTCCAAGTCACACTGTCACCTGCGACAACAACTCCCTCTGCAACCCACTCGCACTGG CAATGGAATTGCGAGGGTGAGGATGAGTGGGAGAATGGAGGTGGTGTGTCGGGGAATGTTGAAACCCAGAAAGTTCATGCAGAGGAGGAGGAAATTCGAGGTTTTCAAGGATTCTGCAGATGAAGCTGACCAGAAGAATTGGAGGAGAATCATGACTGAAATCGAAGAATCCGGTTCTGCTGTCTCTGTGCTCTCTGCTGAGAAGATTAATAACCAAAATATTCCTAAAGACCTCGTTGTTGGTACCTTGATTAGGTTTAAACAACTCAAAAAGTGGAACCTTGTTGTTGAG ATTCTCGAATGGCTTCGGACTCAGAACTGGTGGGATTTTGGTAAGATGGATTTCTTCATGCTTATCACGGCTTATGGGAAGCTAGGAGACTTCAATGGTGCCGAGAAGGTCTTAGGCTTGATGAATAAGAATGGTTATGCACCAAATGTGGTGTCTCAGACTGCACTTATGGAAGCTTATGGAAAAGGAGGCAGATATAATAATGCTGAAGCAATATTCCGAAGGATGCAGAAATGGGGTCCTGAACCTTCTGCTTTCACATACCAGATAATTCTTAAAACATTTGTTCAG GGTAACAAGTTTAGGGAAGCTGAAGAATTGTTTGACAACCTACTGAATGATGAAAATTCACCTTTGAAACCAGACCAGAAGATGTTTAATATGATGATTTATATGCATAAGAAGGCTGGAAGTTATGAAAAGGCCCGTAAGACATTTGCACAGATGGCTGAACTGGGAATTCAACAAACTACAGTAACCTATAATAGCCTGATGTCATTTGAAACAAATTACAAGGAAGTTTCAAACATATATGATCAG ATGCAAAGAGCTGATCTCAGACCTGACGTTGTGAGCTATGCCTTACTTGTAAGTGCGTATGGGAAGGCCCGGAGGGAGGAAGAAGCATTAGCTGTATTTGAGGAAATGCTTGATGCTGGTATCAG ACCAACTCGGAAGGCTTACAATATTTTACTTGATGCATTTTCTATATCGGGAATGGTAGAGCAAGCTCAGACTGTGTTTAAGAGCATGAGAAGGGATAG ATACTTTCCAGATCTTTGCTCATACACTACCATGTTATCAGCTTATATCAATGCAGATGACATGGAGGGTGCTGAGAAGTTTTTCAAAAGATTGATACAAGATGGCTTTGAGCCTAATGTTGTCACTTATGGAACCTTGATTAAAGGGTATGCTAAGATAAATGATCTTGAGATGGTAATGAAAAAGTATGAAGAAATGCTCATGCGGGGAATCAAGGCCAATCAGACAATTTTAACTACTATCATGGATGCATATGGAAAAAGTGGAGACTTCGACAGTGCTGTTCATTGGTTTAAGGAAATGGAGTCTAATGGAATTCCTCCTGATCAGAAAGCTAAAAATGTTCTTCTATCTTTAGCAAAAACAGATGAAGAAAGGGAAGAGGCTAATGAGCTCGTAGTGCATTTCAGTGAAAATAGCAGTTTACCTAAAGTTAATGGCATTGTTAAACTTGTTGacgaagatgaagaagaagataattatgaatattttgaTGCCCAGCTCGCAAGGGCTTATGAACATTCTACAGAGGTAAAAGTTGACGAATGTCAAGTCCTTTGA
- the LOC100785289 gene encoding E3 ubiquitin-protein ligase RING1 — translation MSSGGGGGGAKPFFCHVCSQRITCSDESEPFCPICMESFVEECNPNNPNPNLFTENEESSDSEISFSLLPLFLSSVSRSRPEPDMFDPMVFLQNHIQGLRADGANIQVDFGHPSEQQGFRLPANIGDYFMGPGLEQFIQQLADNDPNRYGTPPAAKDAVENLPTITVDDELLNSELNQCAVCQDEFEKGSLVTQMPCKHAYHGDCLIPWLRLHNSCPVCRYELPTDDADYENEVRGNGGDGGSRTGGSGDGGGGSGGGGGGGSNRPVRRTVRIYLRHPDAADSAQDSAERGWEWGSWD, via the coding sequence ATGTCTTCCGGCGGCGGCGGAGGCGGAGCAAAGCCGTTCTTCTGCCACGTGTGCAGTCAGAGGATCACGTGCTCCGATGAGTCGGAACCCTTCTGCCCGATCTGTATGGAAAGTTTCGTAGAAGAATGCAACCCTAACAACCCTAACCCTAATCTTTTCACCGAGAATGAGGAATCTTCTGATTCCGAAATCTCCTTCTCCCTgctccctctctttctctcctccGTATCCAGGTCCCGACCCGAACCCGACATGTTCGACCCGATGGTTTTCCTCCAAAACCACATTCAGGGCCTTCGCGCCGACGGCGCCAACATCCAAGTTGACTTTGGCCACCCTTCCGAGCAGCAAGGGTTTCGCCTCCCTGCGAACATCGGCGACTACTTCATGGGCCCCGGCCTTGAGCAGTTCATTCAGCAGCTCGCCGACAATGATCCCAACCGCTACGGCACGCCTCCTGCCGCCAAGGACGCCGTCGAGAATCTCCCCACCATCACCGTCGACGACGAGTTGTTGAACTCCGAGCTGAACCAGTGCGCGGTCTGCCAGGACGAGTTCGAGAAGGGCTCTCTGGTGACGCAGATGCCCTGCAAGCACGCGTACCACGGCGACTGCTTGATTCCGTGGCTTCGACTGCATAACTCATGTCCTGTGTGCCGGTATGAATTGCCCACCGACGACGCGGATTACGAGAATGAGGTTCGCGGGAATGGCGGTGACGGCGGGTCGAGGACTGGTGGGAGCGGCGACGGTGGTGGTGGAAGCGGCGGTGGAGGCGGAGGGGGGAGTAATAGACCTGTTCGCAGGACTGTTAGAATATATTTGCGGCATCCTGATGCTGCTGACTCCGCGCAGGACAGTGCTGAAAGGGGATGGGAGTGGGGAAGTTGGGATTGA